The following coding sequences lie in one Apium graveolens cultivar Ventura chromosome 1, ASM990537v1, whole genome shotgun sequence genomic window:
- the LOC141715048 gene encoding disease resistance protein RPV1-like: MHPESQPPGYYIEHSERILKKCHGLPSALKVTDASGHGKKVDVWWSAIEKLEIIPHYKSSVQKILRISYDSLQDDHDRDLFLEIACFFSGQGGQGFDKCNYYTITVIENLIDICLLKIEGEKDRMHQSIQSMGRELICQQ; this comes from the coding sequence ATGCATCCGGAGAGTCAGCCCCCAGGGTATTATATAGAGCACTCAGAGAGGATATTAAAGAAATGTCATGGTCTTCCTTCAGCCCTTAAAGTTACAGATGCTTCTGGACATGGCAAGAAGGTGGATGTTTGGTGGAGTGCCATTGAGAAATTGGAAATTATTCCTCACTATAAGTCCAGTGTCCAGAAGATATTGCGAATAAGCTATGATTCTTTGCAAGATGACCATGATAGAGATTTATTTCTCGAGATTGCTTGTTTCTTCAGTGGACAGGGTGGTCAGGGTTTTGACAAGTGTAATTATTATACAATAACTGTAATCGAAAATCTTATTGATATATGTCTGCTGAAAATCGAAGGTGAAAAGGACAGAATGCATCAATCAATTCAGAGCATGGGTAGAGAACTTATATGTCAGCAGTGA
- the LOC141676994 gene encoding squalene monooxygenase SE1-like: MSNQFTVGGVIASLLCFVLFCLLKYKKNKKSRCLLQNQIRESIKPIQDGECQEERARNPDIIIVGAGVAGSALACTLGKDGRQVLVIERDLVEPDRIVGELLQPGGYMKLLELGLEDCVNGIDAQEVFGYALFKDGKSTKLSYPLKDLHPDVTGKSFHNGRFIQRMREKARTISNVRLEQGTVTSLVERKGTVKGVQYKTKGGQDLTAYAPLTIVCDGCFSNLRRSLCNPRVEVPSCFVALILKDCELPYPNHGHVLLANPSPILLYRISSTEIRCLVDVPGKRIPSMLNGDMANHLKTLVAPQIPPELYDAFITAVNEGNMKAMANRSMPAAPYPTPGALLIGDSFNMRHPLTGGGMTVALSDIVVLRDLLRPLVDLNDASALCRYLESFYTIRKPLASTINTLAGALYKVFCASPDPARTEMRSACFDYLSLGGVCSSGPVALLSGLNPRPLSLVFHFFSVAVYGVGRLLLPFPSLKRAWLGVRLIMDAISIIFPIIKAEGVRQMFAPVVCPAYYSSPLTA; this comes from the exons ATGAGTAATCAGTTTACTGTTGGAGGGGTCATTGCATCGCTGCTTTGTTTTGTTCTGTTTTGTTTGCTCAAGtataagaagaacaagaagagTAGATGCTTACTGCAGAATCAAATAAGGGAAAGCATTAAACCAATCCAAGATGGTGAATGTCAGGAAGAGAGAGCGCGAAATCCAGATATCATTATCGTAGGTGCTGGTGTTGCTGGTTCTGCTCTGGCTTGTACACTTGGAAAG GATGGGCGTCAAGTTCTTGTAATTGAAAGAGATCTAGTAGAGCCTGATAGAATTGTTGGTGAATTACTTCAGCCAGGGGGCTATATGAAACTCCTTGAGTTGGGTCTAGAAG ATTGTGTGAATGGTATTGATGCACAAGAAGTGTTTGGATATGCTCTATTTAAAGACGGGAAAAGTACTAAGTTATCTTATCCATTGAAAGATTTACATCCAGATGTGACAGGAAAAAGCTTCCATAATGGTCGCTTTATACAAAGAATGCGGGAGAAGGCTAGAACAATTTCAAA TGTGAGACTCGAACAAGGAACAGTAACATCTCTTGTTGAACGAAAGGGAACTGTGAAAGGAGTACAATACAAGACTAAAGGCGGTCAAGATTTAACAGCATATGCTCCTCTCACAATTGTATGTGATGGCTGCTTTTCAAATTTGAGACGTTCTCTTTGCAATCCACGG GTGGAAGTTCCTTCATGCTTTGTAGCCTTAATCCTGAAGGACTGCGAGCTTCCATATCCTAATCATGGTCATGTTCTATTAGCAAATCCTTCACCAATTCTGCTTTACCGGATAAGCAGCACTGAGATTCGATGTTTAGTTGATGTACCTGGTAAGAGAATACCTTCCATGTTAAATGGTGATATGGCCAATCACTTAAAGACACTGGTGGCACCTCAG ATCCCTCCAGAGCTCTACGATGCATTCATAACTGCCGTCAATGAAGGAAACATGAAAgcaatggccaacagaagcatGCCAGCAGCTCCTTATCCCACTCCAGGCGCACTTTTAATAGGAGATTCATTCAACATGCGTCATCCTTTGACAGGTGGAGGAATGACAGTTGCTTTATCCGATATTGTTGTACTTCGAGACCTTCTTAGACCACTTGTCGATTTAAATGATGCTTCTGCACTCTGCAGATATCTCGAGTCCTTTTACACTATACGCAAG CCACTGGCATCAACGATAAATACATTGGCAGGTGCCCTTTATAAAGTATTCTGTGCATCACCTGATCCAGCAAGAACCGAAATGCGCTCAGCCTGCTTTGATTATCTAAGTCTTGGAGGAGTTTGTTCAAGTGGACCGGTGGCTCTCCTATCTGGTTTAAATCCTAGACCACTGAGTTTAGTATTTCATTTCTTCTCGGTGGCTGTATATGGAGTTGGTCGCCTTTTACTTCCATTTCCATCACTTAAACGCGCATGGCTTGGAGTTAGATTAATCATG GATGCAATAAGTATAATTTTCCCAATCATAAAAGCTGAAGGAGTAAGACAAATGTTCGCCCCTGTTGTTTGTCCAGCATATTACAGCTCTCCCCTCACTGCTTAA